The following is a genomic window from Bombus pyrosoma isolate SC7728 linkage group LG5, ASM1482585v1, whole genome shotgun sequence.
attctacGATATCGGGAAACCTTACAAACCGATTCTGCGTTTCGCTCGTTCATCTTTTAGACGATCTGTCAAACTGTACGATCTTACGCTTTGCTTCTATGATATTTCCATACATTCCTCCATtgctatatgtatgtatacaagTTTTGGTAACTCGAAACAAGTAAGATATATACGTAAACGTGATTGACGTAcagcgaatatttattttatatcaatcgtttacaaaatacaaagactttgtattttcaatgaaacaaCAATAACGTTAATGTTTGAAACATAGCGGCGATGgtaatagaaatgaaaaaatgtaaaaatgtcgacgaaccttcttcttcttctacgttTCTTCTTGATGCTCGATTCTCGAATTTCAATCGTGTGAAGAGTAGTCGTTTTCAACCCCGTTGAAAACCACGTAGAAACTCGCACGTGAAATCCTGAAAACCAAAGGAGCAACGTTTCAGAGGCGCACATAGgcatttaaacgaaataatacaaCGAAAATGGAGTGTGTGATCGATACGAGACTTACCTCGAGGTCATCTGGTACAGCATACGAAACGTAGATAGGAAGATATATCGGCATCGAGATCGTTAGTTCTCGTCAGAATATATTGTGAATTCTTCTGAACTCTCGGTCGATATCGTGTTGCTCTCCACGCTAGGCAGCACAGGTTCTTTCATGTGTACCGTTAACATGTTGAATTTGAAGAACGAGAAAGGATTGTTCTGAAGATGCAATATAAGCTGTATTTCCAAACACTTATCCGTAAACAGATCATCGATGTCCATGATACTGTTATTTTTCAGCAAGAGATTCCATTCAAAGGATTTTTTATGGTAAATTAGCATCATGGGAAGTACTTTGATGCGGTTATTCGATAAATCCAACCATTCTAGCGTCTCGATGAACTTCAAATAGTTCAAATTCGTCACCTCCTCGATGTAATTGTTGGTTAAATCCAAGTATCTCAAGCTATTCAACGAGCTCAAATTCGGCACAATCTGCAGCAGATTATGACTCATGCGAAGTTCCTTCAGGCTAGACAGTCCCCGGAAAACGTGTTCCGATACCGATCCTATGTAGTTATGGGATAGATCTATCGTTTGCACATGTATTGTATCCTTGAATGCGTCGCTCTCTATGCTGTTGATATTGTTGTTGGACACGTTCAAAATATTCAACCACTCGAGCCCTTTTAACGACAGCGAGTGCGAGTGCGTGCAATGTGCATCGCACAATTCTGTTACTTGGTTTCCGTTCAGAAACAGAACTCTGATGTTAGCTGGAAGCTTTCGAACCTGGCACGGGCATCTGTTCTTTTCCAACAGGATGATCTCCATGGTTTCCGGTATATTGTCGAGGAAACTGAACGATTGAATGTAATTTTCCGACAAGTCCAATTTCCTTAGTCTAGGCGTGAATTTGTCAAGGGGAACGTCGAATTGAGAAATATCGTTACCTCTTAACGACAAGATTTCCAGATTCGGTAAATATCCAAATGTGTTTGGGATGCTGATGTCGT
Proteins encoded in this region:
- the LOC122567712 gene encoding leucine-rich repeat-containing protein 15-like; translation: MLLAQWRILLPVFFSSQVVFAIFAGTNEHLSSYKSHTKVCIPGTILNLNNTGLTRIGDVFANTSDIRELYLNDNEIAYISDKAFDMMEGLEILSISGNIIPLDEWSWLRYHATLRSLIINNNKWRTKHRGKYDISIPNTFGYLPNLEILSLRGNDISQFDVPLDKFTPRLRKLDLSENYIQSFSFLDNIPETMEIILLEKNRCPCQVRKLPANIRVLFLNGNQVTELCDAHCTHSHSLSLKGLEWLNILNVSNNNINSIESDAFKDTIHVQTIDLSHNYIGSVSEHVFRGLSSLKELRMSHNLLQIVPNLSSLNSLRYLDLTNNYIEEVTNLNYLKFIETLEWLDLSNNRIKVLPMMLIYHKKSFEWNLLLKNNSIMDIDDLFTDKCLEIQLILHLQNNPFSFFKFNMLTVHMKEPVLPSVESNTISTESSEEFTIYSDEN